AAATTTTTCCTCACCAACACTTAACACAGTTAATCGGCACAGAACCACACAGAGAGGGGGAGATCTTCCTCATGTCAAATTTAGTGCAAGAATACAGCATTGATGTCTTGATGTTCAAATTTCTATGAGATCTGGTTTTTTTCAAACTTGGTTTCTTTTGGAAACAAACATTTCGACAAAGATTTCTTTGGGGAAATCTTATGCTAAATGGTCCAACAAACATTGGTGAAGCAAATACATTAAAATTTCCACCCTTACTCATGTCTCCACAAACTAGACATATGGTGATAACGTGCATGATTGTGTGAGTAGGGAAAGCAAAGATGGGAGAGAAAGAGTGGTTCTTTTTCAGCCTCAAGGACCGCAAGTATCCAACCGGACTTCGGACAAACCGTGCAACAACTGCAGGTTATTGGAAAATTACAGGGAAAGACAAGGAGATCTTTAATAGCCATACTTCAGAGATAATGGGAATGAAGAAGACATTGGTCTTCTATAGGGGCAGAGCTCCAAGAGGAGAGAAAACTAACTGGGTCATGCATGAGTACTCTCAACAGTCCAAAACCACTTTCGAAGACCAAAAGGTAATCATATTTTCCCTTTCttcaagaatttaatctaatcagtTTGTTTTGTAAACAGTTAGGTCTTCTACTCGTTGAGTGCACATTGTGGGGGTGAGACCATGcttttgtataaaaaaaattcaCCACCATAATTTACTTACGTTTAGATTTATTAGGTTCAAATTCTGTAGTATTTTGGATCTAAGCATTGATGAAGTCAGAAGATAGATAAGAACATGAACttgcttttttcctttttctcctcCTCTGAGTTGTGGATAGCACTTCTAATGCTTGCAAAAGCCATTATTCAGACACAGAACTGAAGAATCTTCCTTTAGTTAATGTCAGGTTCCACCATAAGAAAATTTGATCAGTATTGACTTCAGCCCAGAGCTATTTATCAATGAAGTAACATCCATGAATCCATCAAAAGCTCTGAACTTACAATAGACCATGTACAGTGATCTATATGCAAACAAATGGCAAAAAACCTATTGAAATAATACAGCTCCAAAGTCAAATAATGAAATTAATTATATCAGCAACCACTTTGATGATCCGACCATCTAGACATGAAAGCACTGATGAAGATTTTAACTCCACAGGAGTGGGTGGTCTGCCGAGTATTCAAGAAGAGCTCCAGAGAGAGAATGTGCCTCTCCAACCAGCCTCAACCTGatcaaaaacttcaaaagagttcTGCCTGCATGTCATCAGTGATGCAGACCAACCCGTATGAATTGACtagcagcagaaatagctctacaGAACTAACTAGGCAATATAGGGGAATGCTAGGCCTGAGTCCACTGATCCAACCACAGTTTGGCTCAGCTGGGAGCTTCACACCATCATCAGCGCTCAGTCTATTCCACCCAACAGTCGCTGCCATGGAGGCATGGACTGACCGCATCCTCCCCAATTCTGATATTGGTTTTGGTTCGGATATCGGTTATGCCCCAGCCAAGGTATGGCTGCCACAAGTGGATTCCAATGTGGAGCTTGAGAACTATTGCCCCCCTCGTTTGAGTGGAAAAGAGACTCGTGAGAGCCTCATAAAACCTTCTGTCTAAAAAGATTTAACCCTTCCTTTAGTGAAGAAACCTGTTGTATTCTCAGATATGATATGACAATGCAGGTTAaactgaaaaagaaaaaagatgatattTTGGGATCATTTTAAACTCCTAATTGGAAGTGCAACACAGGAGATTAATTACAGTGGAACAGCGTCATTCTACATAAGTCATATATATTGATTTTGATATAAtaaattatgatataatattttgaattttACCCTTCCTAACTTGTCTTTGCTTTTCTGCTCTGTTTACTGGAGATTAAACAATCTATTTCATATGAGGGATCTCGATCTTCCTGCTGAGCTTTCATCAATTACAGGGAACACTCTATTGCTTAAACCGAAGTTATCAAACATTATTTCGAATTCAGAACCGGCCGCAAATTAACTAAACTTCACTTGCAAACAAATACGATCCAGCGAACAAGAAATTGTAAAAACATAAAGTTGTCCACATCATTCGCAAAGGCAAATGTTTCTGGCTAAACCAAAAGTAGACATAGAACAAACCTAAGGCCTATAAAGCAAACCAATGCCTTTGTCCAAGTCCTGCATGAATTGGCATAAGTTCAAGGTAAAACTAGCATTAGTCTTTAACAATGTAGTGATAACTATAGAAAGATATGATCAAGTTCTCAGGAAAAAAACCCAACAATATAGAGAATTTTCTCATTTTCTTTAATGGAAAATGAGATCCACAGAGAATTAATAATAAAATGAAACATACAAACCCACGGACCTATAAAACATTAGCAAGCCCTGCCACAGGATCTGCACAAAACAGTCAGACTTCTAGCAAGGCGATTGCCAAGACCATGTTTTATCTTAAAAAGAAATTTGTACctttaccccaaaaaaaaaaaagagagaaattgttATGACAAGTTTCAAATCATCCCGATATCTTGCCCGTCGAGATTGGTTCATATTTGACAATTAAGCCCGGCATACGAAAGCATCAGAATTAAGCCGCAAGTAAACTCATAAAAAACCAGTATAAGTTTTTAAAACAAGGCCGATGAGAACCATATAACCTTCTTTTCTGAAAAGATTCAAACATTTTTGAGTTAAGAAAATTGTTGCAACATCCAATATAAGGCAGAACCTTTTtccagaaaagaaaaacaaaaacataAGTCGAGAGAGGGATCCAAAATCTAGGATGAAAATGATACTGCGAGATCCAAATACCTGTCCCGCCACGTTGCTGGCTGAGACtggttcatttttgatgaaaaattggtAGGGCAATTTtcatctaattaattcttcaaaaaaaaaaaaaaaaaaacatataattACTGCACATCGCCTACCGAGATTAAGTGAAATTTAGCAAAAACTCGCCGCAAGCCACAGCACACCGCCTCCCaaagactaaagttcatatttaAAGATCTCCTCAGAGT
Above is a genomic segment from Elaeis guineensis isolate ETL-2024a chromosome 1, EG11, whole genome shotgun sequence containing:
- the LOC105039412 gene encoding protein CUP-SHAPED COTYLEDON 2-like isoform X1, producing MEGEAKEQVLPPGFRFHPTDEELVGYYLTQKIDKSNFTARAIAVVDLNKCEPWDLAGKAKMGEKEWFFFSLKDRKYPTGLRTNRATTAGYWKITGKDKEIFNSHTSEIMGMKKTLVFYRGRAPRGEKTNWVMHEYSQQSKTTFEDQKEWVVCRVFKKSSRERMCLSNQPQPDQKLQKSSACMSSVMQTNPYELTSSRNSSTELTRQYRGMLGLSPLIQPQFGSAGSFTPSSALSLFHPTVAAMEAWTDRILPNSDIGFGSDIGYAPAKVWLPQVDSNVELENYCPPRLSGKETRESLIKPSV
- the LOC105039412 gene encoding uncharacterized protein isoform X2, translating into MGEKEWFFFSLKDRKYPTGLRTNRATTAGYWKITGKDKEIFNSHTSEIMGMKKTLVFYRGRAPRGEKTNWVMHEYSQQSKTTFEDQKEWVVCRVFKKSSRERMCLSNQPQPDQKLQKSSACMSSVMQTNPYELTSSRNSSTELTRQYRGMLGLSPLIQPQFGSAGSFTPSSALSLFHPTVAAMEAWTDRILPNSDIGFGSDIGYAPAKVWLPQVDSNVELENYCPPRLSGKETRESLIKPSV